One genomic window of Meles meles chromosome 3, mMelMel3.1 paternal haplotype, whole genome shotgun sequence includes the following:
- the CAMLG gene encoding guided entry of tail-anchored proteins factor CAMLG, with amino-acid sequence MEPVTVAPDSGDRPGAPANSGLSASQRRAELRRRKLLMNSEQRINRIMGFHRPGSGAEDEGQTKSKQQDSDKLNSLTIPSVSKRVVLGDSVSTGTTDQQSGVAEVKGTQLGDKLDSFIKPPECSNDVNLELRQRNRGDLTADTLQRGSRHGLEQYLSRFEEAMKLRKQLISEKPNQEDGNTTEEFDSFRIFRLVGCALLAFGVRAFVCKYLSIFAPFLTLQLAYMGLYKYFPKGEKKIKTTVLTAALLLSGIPAEVINRSMDTYSKMGEVFTDLCVYFFTFIFCHELLNYWGSEVP; translated from the exons ATGGAGCCGGTGACCGTCGCGCCTGACAGCGGCGACCGGCCAGGGGCTCCGGCGAACTCAGGCCTGTCGGCTTCCCAGCGTCGGGCCGAGCTACGGCGGAGGAAGCTGCTTATGAACTCGGAACAGCGCATCAACCGGATCATGGGCTTTCACAGGCCTGGGAGTGGCGCGG aagaCGAAGGTCAAACAAAATCAAAGCAGCAGGACAGTGACAAATTGAATTCCCTCACCATTCCTTCAGTTTCAAAGCGAGTAGTGCTGGGCGATTCGGTCAGTACAGGAACAACTGACCAGCAAAGTGGTGTGGCCGAGGTAAAGGGGACTCAGCTGGGAGACAAATTGGACTCTTTCATTAAACCACCTGAGTGTAGTAATGATGTAAACCTTGAGCTCCGGCAGCGGAACAGAGGGGACCTGACAGCAGACACGCTCCAGAGGGGTTCTCGCCATGGCCTTGAACAATACCTCTCCAGATTTGAAGAAGCAATGAAGCTACGGAAACAGCTGATTAGTGAAAAACCCAATCAAGAAGATGGAAATACAACAGAAGAATTTGACTCTTTTCGAATATTTAGATTGGTGGGATGTGCTCTtcttgcctttggagtcagagCTTTTGTTTGCAAATACTTG TCTATATTTGCTCCGTTTCTTACTTTACAACTTGCGTACATGGGACTATACAAATATTTTCCCAAG GGTGAAAAGAAGATAAAGACAACTGTACTAACAGCTGCCCTTCTATTATCTGGAATTCCTGCTGAAGTGATAAATCGATCGATGGATACCTATAGCAAAATGGGCGAAGTTTTCACAGATCTCTGTGTCTACTTTTTCACTTTTATCTTTTGTCATGAACTCCTTAATTACTGGGGCTCTGAAGTACCATGA